A single Anopheles arabiensis isolate DONGOLA chromosome 2, AaraD3, whole genome shotgun sequence DNA region contains:
- the LOC120905787 gene encoding protein FAM91A1: MGSGFVSNKVEECIRRNIAWKDLSSDVRKALNNDEAEYRKQIVDYSLLNQLRFRGNIVYSVTKNEKKYYERLVEVNIRALHIFPYHLADVITKGLRVTPFNYYTDMIAFLLTHDKNYDALPNFTAADCLRVLGIGRNEYLSISSDLKSSSPRSFFKKNPYHFLPKFPRTVTMHPWWIVEIGHILEKDVEHLSLEEINTIDQLIDCGPQTAGTLNLDTVQKLYRKGLIYLDVPISSDDRINIPPLRNFVMNRVAGDYFENLLYNVFVTTDEQCTISELSQILQVHMDTVKQATSLFCRLGFAKIKNAFAEFKLDESWLQQQADGGEDAAAYNYHALLLSEVPLEVKPSPDGSTPTVPFFPPSDPSSPASPVPLTPTDSGAPFAKEKTTPESTGSGFRAAKRVGFLFDSTLTAFLMMGNLSPGLKTHAITLFEVGKLCDEGMADLLEELEKVSMLDAESEGEVSRYFNHAVLLRSTIVALKSSLKIELDLLRLESIEGLDVQTRNRLLERKYKYLISAAPLSGSLSSQFTIPFFGQFYQSSADSHIWSKLFYYHMGGYGSPSLFLKKGTVLKSLPRMFLGYGKLLITIVNTDSYVLNSEKFYTLNEHLKNECLLIQGYGINEPAKVHYEPFPFDINDEDNRWGQHAAWNGLSQVVNMEKTFGYVTFINTGVPDLGCDNYNPSVVLKRTGDKKQKNTAKKEEPETPNTPPATAANSAEEDDSTVDRSSTTEEGNGVVEELNDKLEQLQTAESDSDTEISRKNSLLNAAEEWTILDINFGIPLFDVDCNTKICQYILQRLCIDENISMLKEVNQQMEKKYLKFISQCLFFEDENMELIKAGKYVPKLRINLAYENGKVQSWDGK; encoded by the exons ATGGGTTCCGGGTTTGTGTCCAACAAGGTGGAGGAATGCATTCGTCGCAATATTGCCTGGAAGGACTTGAGCTCGGACGTGCGAAAG GCTCTCAACAACGATGAGGCCGAGTATCGCAAACAAATTGTGGACTACAGCTTGCTCAACCAGCTTCGATTTCGTGGCAACATCG TGTACAGCGTGACGAAGAATGAGAAGAAGTATTACGAGCGGCTGGTGGAGGTGAACATACGAGCGCTCCACATATTTCCTTATCATCTGGCGGACGTTATCACGAAGGGATTGCGCGTAACACCGTTCAACTATTATACAG ACATGATTGCATTCCTGCTGACACACGACAAAAATTACGATGCACTGCCCAACTTTACCGCTGCCGATTGTTTGCGCGTGCTGGGCATCGGTCGCAACGAGTATCTGTCGATCTCGAGCGATCTCAAGTCCAGCTCGCCGCGCTCGTTTTTCAAAAAGAACCCGTACCACTTTCTGCCAAAGTTCCCGCGCACCGTGACGATGCATCCGTGGTGGATTGTCGAGATTGGCCACATACTGGAGAAGGACGTGGAGCACCTCAGCCTGGAGGAGATCAACACGATCGATCAGCTGATCGACTGTGGGCCCCAGACGGCCGGCACGCTCAACCTGGACACGGTGCAGAAGCTGTACCGCAAGGGACTGATCTACCTGGACGTGCCGATCAGCAGCGATGATCGTATTAACATTCCGCCGTTGCGAAACTTCGTGATGAATCGGGTCGCGGGtgattattttgaaaatttgctgTACAACGTGTTCGTAACGACGGACGAGCAGTGCACCATATCGGAG CTGTCACAGATTCTGCAAGTGCACATGGACACGGTGAAGCAGGCCACCTCGCTGTTCTGTCGGCTCGGGTTTGCCAAGATAAAGAATGCCTTTGCCGAGTTCAAGCTGGACGAAAGCTGGCTCCAGCAGCAGGCGGACGGTGGGGAAGACGCCGCCGCCTACAACTACCACGCGCTGCTACTCTCGGAAGTGCCGCTGGAAGTGAAACCATCGCCGGACGGCAGCACACCGACCGTGCCCTTCTTCCCTCCGTCCGATCCGTCCAGCCCCGCTTCACCCGTGCCGCTCACACCGACCGATTCCGGGGCACCGTTTGCGAAGGAAAAAACTACCCCCGAATCAACGGGCAGCGGCTTCCGTGCGGCGAAGCGCGTCGGCTTTCTGTTCGATTCCACGCTGACCGCGTTCCTGATGATGGGCAACCTGTCGCCCGGGCTGAAAACGCACGCCATCACCCTGTTCGAGGTGGGCAAACTGTGCGACGAAGGGATGGCCGATCTGCTCGAGGAGCTGGAAAAGGTGTCGATGCTTGATGCGGAATCGGAGGGCGAGGTGAGCCGCTACTTTAACCACGCGGTGTTGCTCCGGTCCACGATCGTGGCGCTGAAAAGCTCGCTCAAGATCGAGCTGGACCTGCTGCGGCTGGAAAGCATCGAGGGGTTGGACGTGCAGACGCGCAACCGGCTGCTGGAGCGAAAGTACAAGTACCTGATCTCGGCGGCGCCCCTTTCCGGTTCGCTGTCGAGTCAGTTTACCATTCCATTTTTCGGCCAGTTTTACCAGAGCTCGGCCGATTCGCACATTTGGTCGAAGCTGTTCTACTACCATATGGGCGGTTACGGTTCACCGTCTTTGTTTCTGAAGAAGG GTACCGTGTTGAAATCCTTGCCACGAATGTTTCTCGGCTACGGCAAGCTTCTGATCACAATTGTCAACACCGATTCGTATGTGTTGAATTCGGAGAAGTTTTACACGCTGAACGAGCATCTCAAGAATGAGTGTCTGCTTATTCAGGGATATGGTATCAACGAACCGGCCAAGGTTCACTACGAGCCGTTTCCGTTCGACATAAACG ACGAAGACAATCGTTGGGGACAGCATGCCGCTTGGAACGGACTGTCGCAGGTCGTGAATATGGAGAAAACGTTCGGTTATGTTACGTTCATCAACACAGGCGTTCCGGACCTGG GCTGCGACAATTATAATCCCTCCGTGGTACTTAAAAGAACGGGTGATAAGAAACAAAAGAATACAGCGAAGAAGGAAGAGCCAGAAACCCCCAATACACCTCCAGCGACTGCAGCAAATTCAGCGGAAGAGGATGATAGTACGGTGGATCGTTCGTCCACCACCGAGGAAGGGAACGGTGTGGTGGAGGAACTGAACGATAAGCTCGAACAGCTGCAAACTGCTGAATCGGACTCAGATACAG AAATCTCGAGAAAAAATTCACTACTAAATGCAGCAGAG GAGTGGACCATACTGGATATAAACTTTGGTATTCCACTGTTTGACGTAGACTGCAACACCAAAATTTGCCAATACATTTTACAGCGCCTATGCATTGACGAAAA CATATCAATGTTGAAAGAGGTGAATCAACAGATGGAAAAGAAATAtcttaaatttatttcccaaTGTTTG TTTTTTGAGGACGAAAACATGGAACTAATTAAGGCAGGAAAGTATGTGCCAAAGCTACGCATCAATCTTGCATACGAGAATGGAAAAGTGCAAAGCTGGGACggcaaataa